A stretch of the Uranotaenia lowii strain MFRU-FL chromosome 3, ASM2978415v1, whole genome shotgun sequence genome encodes the following:
- the LOC129751941 gene encoding probable small nuclear ribonucleoprotein G: MSKAHPPELKKYMDKRLSLKLNGGRVVSGILRGFDPFMNVVVDESIEECKDGTRNNIGMVVIRGNSIIMVEALDRI; this comes from the exons ATGTCTAAGGCCCATCCTCCAGAGTTGAAAAA GTACATGGACAAACGTTTATCACTGAAATTAAACGGTGGTCGTGTCGTGTCCGGTATTCTACGAGGGTTCGACCCGTTCATGAATGTCGTAGTAGACGAATCAATCGAAGAATGCAAAGACGGAACCCGGAACAACATCGGAATGGTG GTTATTCGTGGAAACAGTATCATAATGGTCGAAGCGCTTGATCGAATATAA
- the LOC129752948 gene encoding uncharacterized protein LOC129752948 — protein MFTGQTHTIIENPPCWCEETVFGWVVGGAIERPEVDRTISNVCKIVTNEALSEQISRFWEAESIHEPRMLTQDERAAEQSFSETCCRLENGRYEVGLPLRPSIKELGDSQTIALRRFLQTEKRLIHDQDLYDQYREFMHDYETQGHMIKCDTNCSEGYFLPHHAVLNLASTTTKTRVVFDASAAASRGGSLNDHLYVGPTIQSKLAEIVLRFRVPKIVFTADIMQMFRQIRIRAEDQKYQQIFWRRQPNESLEVFHLTTVTYGTACAPFLATRTLEQLCMDEKKRFPLASKAGTEDVYMDDILTGADTLEDALNLQTQFVQMTQAGGLSLHKWASNHPELLRQIDSTEHERAFFEDEKTTRTLGLTWQPRKDVFLTKLHEIEFHLGQTTKRTIYSDIAKLYDPLGLLGPLIFAAKVRMQKIWQLNVNWDEILARNDAEIGEVFRNQLKEMGEIVVPRCVFPHSNPQSVELHGFCDASSLGYGACVYVRSCDTINCKISLLTSKSRIAPLKNAKLTIPRLELSGALVLARLISNITHNLKISFSKIILWSDSTTALSWIKTDPSRLKTYVSNRVIEIQELAKGIEWRYVGTHDNPADVISRGLLPSEIRDCEIWWSGPNFLYHDEEDWPKRFQHIPTEQLPETKNPSMSLTVTDPPAMFYLFATENNFRKMQRIMGLVLRYIDHIRPKKDRQHRYGVLRIPELQRATVALASIAQQETFPNEFSCLDAGKVIHSKNKLISLSVFLDRSEYVLRVGGRIRHAQLPESQKHPIILPATHCFTHAVIRAYHVEMLHAAQQLLLCGLRHQFWILHGRSTVRRVIRRCVTCMKAKPVGMQQKMGDLPIALLEGVHAFYNTGVDFAGPIYLRQHNKRGTVSYKAYVAVFVCFATRAIHLELVGDLTADSFIAALHRFVSRRSKCARLFSDNGLNFVGSRSKLREMYDLFQSQLLKDKLNDFCSKSAIEWNMIPPNAPHFGGLWEAGVRSAKYHLKRITGTANMNFEEYTTVLARIEALLNSRPITPLSEDPQDLRPLTPGHFLVGRPLTDIAEPRLVERKESTLSRWQRYSKMVQHFWDRWSHDYITTLQNRNKWHVRYPVKAGQLVIIREDNMPTTAWRLGRIETVISGPNGLVRVADVRVLMGPKAPRYSDVR, from the coding sequence ATGTTTACTGGGCAAACCCATACCATAATTGAAAATCCTCCTTGTTGGTGCGAAGAAACCGTCTTTGGTTGGGTAGTAGGTGGTGCTATTGAAAGACCAGAAGTTGATCGAACGATCTCTAATGTCTGTAAGATCGTTACGAATGAGGCGTTGAGCGAGCAAATTAGTAGATTTTGGGAAGCCGAGTCCATTCATGAGCCTCGAATGTTGACTCAAGACGAAAGAGCCGCAGAGCAAAGTTTTTCCGAAACTTGCTGCCGATTGGAAAATGGTCGCTATGAAGTAGGTCTGCCATTGAGACCCAGTATAAAGGAATTAGGTGACAGTCAAACGATAGCTTTGCGTAGATTTCTACAGACAGAAAAACGACTGATTCACGACCAAGATCTTTACGACCAGTACCGAGAATTCATGCATGATTATGAAACCCAGGGCCATATGATTAAATGTGACACCAATTGCTCAGAAGGATATTTTCTGCCACACCATGCGGTGCTGAACTTGGCAAGCACCACGACGAAGACGCGTGTCGTTTTTGATGCGTCTGCAGCAGCTTCAAGGGGAGGTTCCCTGAATGATCACCTTTACGTTGGCCCTACCATTCAGTCCAAGCTCGCCGAAATCGTGCTACGATTTCGGGTGCCCAAGATTGTATTTACGGCAGATATTATGCAGATGTTCAGGCAAATTAGAATCCGAGcagaagatcagaagtaccAACAGATATTTTGGCGTCGCCAGCCGAACGAATCTTTAGAGGTGTTCCACTTGACGACAGTAACGTATGGGACAGCCTGTGCGCCTTTTTTGGCTACAAGAACGCTTGAACAGCTTTGCATGGATGAGAAGAAGCGTTTCCCCTTAGCGTCGAAGGCGGGAACCGAAGATGTCTACATGGATGACATCTTGACTGGAGCGGACACGTTAGAAGATGCCCTGAACCTGCAGACTCAATTCGTGCAAATGACCCAGGCCGGTGGGTTAAGTCTCCACAAGTGGGCGTCGAATCATCCCGAATTATTGAGGCAAATTGATAGTACCGAACACGAAAGAGCGTTTTTCGAAGATGAGAAAACCACAAGAACTTTGGGTTTAACCTGGCAACCCAGAAAGGACGTATTTTTGACCAAATTGCATGAAATTGAATTCCACTTGGGACAAACGACAAAGAGAACCATATATTCTGACATCGCCAAGCTTTATGACCCACTGGGACTGCTGGGTCCGTTGATTTTCGCTGCGAAAGTACGAATGCAGAAAATCTGGCAACTGAACGTAAACTGGGATGAAATATTGGCACGAAACGACGCTGAAATCGGGGAGGTTTTCCGCAACCAGTTGAAGGAGATGGGTGAAATAGTTGTTCCCCGTTGTGTTTTTCCACATTCGAATCCACAATCTGTTGAATTGCATGGATTTTGTGACGCCTCCAGTCTGGGATATGGAGCTTGCGTCTATGTTAGATCTTGTGATACGATCAACTGTAAAATTTCCCTCCTTACCTCAAAATCTCGAATCGCACCTTTAAAGAACGCTAAACTAACGATACCGCGCTTAGAGCTTAGCGGTGCGCTTGTGCTTGCACGATTGATTTCCAATATAACGCACAACCTTAagatttcattttccaaaatcaTTCTCTGGTCCGATTCCACCACAGCACTTTCCTGGATCAAGACCGACCCTAGCCGACTAAAAACCTACGTAAGCAACCGAGTCATCGAGATACAAGAGTTGGCTAAAGGCATTGAGTGGAGATACGTGGGGACGCATGACAATCCAGCAGATGTAATATCTCGAGGATTGTTGCCTTCCGAGATACGAGATTGTGAAATCTGGTGGTCAGGCCCGAACTTCCTGTACCACGACGAAGAAGATTGGCCTAAAAGATTCCAGCACATCCCGACCGAGCAACttccggaaacgaaaaacccaAGCATGAGCCTCACAGTTACTGACCCTCCTGCCATGTTTTACCTGTTTGCGACGGAGAACAACTTTAGAAAAATGCAGCGAATAATGGGATTAGTTCTACGATACATCGACCACATACGACCCAAGAAAGACAGACAGCATCGATACGGCGTCCTACGTATTCCAGAGCTACAACGAGCGACGGTTGCATTGGCCAGTATTGCGCAACAAGAGACATTCCCCAACGAATTCAGCTGCCTCGACGCCGGAAAGGTAATTCACAGTAAAAATAAACTAATCAGCTTATCTGTGTTTTTAGATCGATCAGAATATGTTCTGCGAGTGGGGGGTCGAATTCGTCACGCACAACTGCCCGAAAGTCAGAAGCATCCTATTATTCTGCCAGCCACGCACTGTTTCACTCACGCCGTGATTCGTGCGTATCACGTTGAGATGTTGCATGCCGCTCAACAGCTTCTACTTTGCGGATTACGCCATCAATTTTGGATTCTGCATGGCCGCAGTACGGTGCGAAGGGTTATTCGCCGGTGTGTCACTTGCATGAAAGCAAAACCGGTAGGAATGCAGCAGAAAATGGGTGACCTACCCATTGCGCTATTGGAAGGTGTGCATGCATTCTACAACACTGGGGTAGATTTTGCCGGACCGATCTACCTGCGACAGCATAACAAGCGTGGGACTGTTTCGTACAAAGCATATGTGGCCGTCTTTGTATGCTTTGCTACACGTGCGATCCATCTAGAGCTAGTGGGCGATTTGACAGCGGATTCCTTCATCGCCGCACTACACCGATTTGTGTCCCGTCGGAGCAAGTGTGCCAGATTGTTCTCCGACAACGGTCTCAACTTTGTGGGCAGCCGCTCAAAGTTACGAGAAATGTACGACCTGTTTCAGTCCCAGCTCCTGAAAGATAAATTGAACGACTTTTGCTCCAAGTCAGCCATCGAATGGAACATGATTCCACCAAATGCCCCACACTTTGGCGGGTTGTGGGAGGCCGGTGTGCGTTCTGCCAAGTACCACCTCAAGCGCATCACTGGAACAGCGAACATGAACTTCGAAGAATACACGACAGTGTTGGCCCGCATCGAAGCGCTGCTCAACTCGCGGCCTATTACCCCGCTGTCCGAGGACCCACAAGATTTACGACCTCTGACTCCTGGTCATTTCTTGGTCGGCCGCCCTCTGACAGACATCGCAGAACCGAGACTTGTCGAGCGCAAGGAATCAACACTATCTCGCTGGCAACGTTACTCGAAAATGGTCCAACATTTCTGGGATCGTTGGTCTCATGATTACATCACGACGCTACAGAACCGCAACAAGTGGCATGTGCGGTACCCCGTGAAAGCTGGTCAACTGGTCATCATTCGTGAAGACAACATGCCGACAACAGCGTGGCGTCTCGGCAGAATTGAAACTGTTATTTCTGGTCCCAATGGTTTGGTGCGCGTCGCAGATGTGCGTGTGCTGATGGGTCCGAAGGCACCAAGGTATTCCGACGTCCGATAG
- the LOC129751940 gene encoding zinc finger protein 436-like produces MDRLWKLDRMCRTCLVEGSDFTDLYQKDSQLDCKISSMVSACSSMKIHENDGLPGKICQSCIEMVRNAFQFRTQCEVATRSLKSLADVHNIKFLESSISGESQGTQTEQSTTGVPCDRCHTTKRTSPRKKVDNSLVSSTKSWKMLKEERIDPEPVSFVEVEYLRDSDSDGDISKLDIALEPPLCKVEVFENVEFLADTSSSTSKKVKNEPIEENDSYRENSPGPMADDFHDNDDDEDDDDDDDDDFTLKEIKDRLKPTKTEQPTIDDKESETGEENKCNYCDKVFKRATHLKRHILTHTGEKNFKCDACDKAFSRRDHLVKHEASFHSTERPYPCQMCEKTFKRAEHLRTHMDSRHSENRVEKQRVYCEICNKGFVSPKTLETHIKAHSEEKVFKCEHCEEEFTDRTRYRNHIKKNHSQGSAFLCSECGMSFLRNDYLQVHMRRHMGIKPFKCKFCPKGFPRATDLRVHEKYHTNEKPHLCNICGKGFHRAYNLVVHSRTHNGVKPYQCPHCPKSFAQGNDLKAHVRRHTGERYRCDICSEGFIQAYQLTNHKRSVHNIESDSITRRVRKFLTPVAQEQQVRLQKHHQQLEQLLAQQKELEQKQQQEWNVESNDSELQKKILETKERIQDVERELEDINNRLQEELDRQQAEQPHSNETQEDLHEALVSNQAAITEPVAAQNYRPVNLVYGHQFLNDPSAPPRGLVKMEHFQ; encoded by the exons ATGGACCGACTGTGGAAGTTGGACCGCATGTGTCGAACTTGTCTAGTCGAAGGAAGCGATTTTACTGATTTGTATCAGAAGGACTCTCAACTAGATTGTAAAATTTCGTCTATGGTTTCTGCCTGCAGTTCTATGAAG ATCCATGAAAACGATGGACTGCCAGGCAAAATTTGCCAAAGTTGCATAGAAATGGTTCGGAATGCATTTCAGTTCCGAACTCAATGTGAGGTAGCTACTCGATCATTGAAATCGCTGGCTGATGTGCACAATATCAAGTTTTTGGAATCATCTATCAGCGGCGAAAGCCAAGGAACTCAAACTGAACAATCAACTACCGGTGTACCTTGCGATCGGTGCCATACGACGAAACGCACATCGCCTCGGAAAAAGGTTGACAATAGTTTAGTTTCCTCGACGAAATCGTGGAAAATGCTTAAGGAAGAACGAATCGATCCGGAACCGGTCAGCTTCGTTGAAGTGGAATACTTGCGCGACTCTGATTCAGACGGAGATATAAG CAAACTAGATATAGCTCTGGAGCCACCGCTGTGCAAAGTCGAAGTGTTTGAAAACGTTGAATTTCTTGCGGATACATCTTCCTCGACATCTAAGAAAGTTAAAAACGAACCCATAGAAGAGAATGATTCCTACAGGGAAAACAGTCCTGGCCCAATGGCAGATGACTTCcacgataatgatgatgatgaagatgacgacgacgacgatgatgatgatttcACGCTTAAAGAGATTAAAGACCGACTAAAACCTACCAAAACCGAACAGCCAACGATAGATGACAAAGAGTCTGAAACTGGGGAGGAAAATAAATGCAATTACTGCGATAAAGTGTTCAAAAGGGCAACACATTTGAAGCGACACATTTTAACGCATACTGgagagaaaaatttcaaatgcgaTGCTTGTGATAAAGCCTTCTCTAGGCGAGATCATCTCGTAAAGCATGAAGCTTCATTCCATTCCACGGAACGACCGTACCCTTGCCAGATGTGTGAAAAG ACGTTCAAACGTGCAGAACATCTACGCACCCATATGGACTCTCGGCACAGTGAAAATCGTGTTGAAAAACAACGTGTTTATTGTGAGATCTGTAACAAAGGTTTTGTTTCTCCCAAAACGCTCGAAACGCACATAAAAGCACACTCAgaggaaaaagtattcaaatGTGAACACTGCGAGGAGGAGTTCACCGATCGTACTCGATATCGTAATCACATTAAGAAAAATCATTCCCAAGGTTCTGCGTTTTTGTGTTCCGAGTGCGGCATGAGTTTCCTGCGTAATGACTATTTGCAAGTTCATATGCGGCGTCACATGGGCATAAAACCATTCAAGTGCAAATTTTGCCCTAAGGGTTTCCCGAGAGCCACTGATCTAAGG gtTCACGAAAAGTATCACACCAACGAAAAACCGCACTTGTGCAATATCTGTGGCAAAGGATTCCACAGAGCGTACAATTTAGTCGTTCATAGTCGTACTCACAACGGCGTTAAACCGTACCAATGTCCACATTGTCCGAAAAGTTTTGCCCAGGGGAATGATCTGAAAGCACACGTGCGCAGACATACTGGAGAACGGTACCGCTGTGATATCTGTAGTGAAGGATTTATCCAAGCGTATCAGCTTACAAATCACAAACGTTCTGTTCATAACATAGAATCTGATTCTATAACTCGCCGTGTTCGTAAATTCCTCACTCCAGTAGCTCAGGAGCAACAGGTTCGCCTTCAAAAACACCATCAGCAACTGGAACAACTATTGGCTCAGCAAAAGGAACTGGAACAAAAGCAGCAACAAGAGTGGAACGTTGAGTCGAATGATAGCGAacttcagaaaaagattttggAAACTAAAGAACGAATACAAGACGTGGAGCGAGAG TTAGAAGATATAAACAATCGACTGCAGGAAGAACTGGATCGACAACAAGCGGAGCAGCCACATTCCAATGAAACCCAGGAGGACTTGCATGAAGCACTGGTTTCAAATCAAGCTGCAATAACAGAGCCGGTTGCGGCCCAGAATTATAGACCAGTTAATCTTGTGTATGGCCATCAATTTTTAAACGACCCTTCGGCGCCACCCAGAGGTTTAGtaaaaatggaacattttcAATAG
- the LOC129755473 gene encoding uncharacterized protein LOC129755473, whose protein sequence is MGGNRGNTFTKYTKYSVKELESYVADRNACVQKLNWLDLVSVLPKYLGNIPEGVREYLTAKIGTYDRKVDGIILAFKNTKILSPLSAIRPNSVRLHMQVRSDFYVFRPQCGSVIEGTANYVSSNYISAVIYRVFNVTIKLGSQKQLRDIGQGSVVSFRIKSYDMKSDLPYIEGELIGKTLKPEIELNGVKVKSEIPYSNGKIDNTDKNEATEIRLGISEVCNVIPSPSKETKVKVEIEKPNKKRKHTTESANGIADEVKRNGELLSDEDMDKSIHDIIRGIKLDLDDSGESEHNVTLTNGDISCGSSSKKRKKKKKKTQEQGLDSMEAAILEKYALAESGALQSVNVQNDSTASSASSKSKKKKKKKKSKPSEDDDFESQIMASLMKYADDGNDEDNPQPNGTKSAKKIKKTSRKSVRFDDTITEALYNTFDTSELLEISQLQAPTLSSTLNDCGELKNN, encoded by the exons atgggtGGAAATCGTGGAAATACGTTTACCAAGTATACGAAATATTCAGTTAAAGAGTTAGAATCATATGTAGCCGATCGCAATGCATGTGTGCAAAAGCTGAATTGGCTCGATTTAGTATCAGTGCTTCCAAAGTATCTAGGAAATATACCGGAGGGAGTTCGAGAATATCTTACTGCTAAAATTGGAACATATGATCGCAAAGTGGATGGCATTATATTGGCCTTCAAGAATACCAAGATCTTGAGTCCGCTGTCGGCAATACGTCCAAACAGCGTCCGGTTGCATATGCAAGTTCGGTCAGATTTCTATGTGTTCCGACCGCAGTGTGGCTCAGTAATAGAGGGCACGGCCAATTATGTATCCAGCAACTACATTAGTGCCGTTATCTATCGGGTATTCAATGTGACCATTAAACTGGGATCCCAGAAACAGCTTCGAGACATTGGCCAGGGAAGCGTGGTCAGCTTCAGAATTAAATCTTACGACATGAAAAGTGACCTTCCCTATATTGAAGGTGAACTGATTGGCAAAACTTTAAAGCCCGAAATTGAACTCAATGGAGTGAAAGTAAAATCCGAAATACCATATTCTAATGGCAAAATAGATAatactgacaaaaatgaagCCACAGAGATCCGGCTAG GTATTTCGGAGGTATGCAATGTCATTCCATCTCCAAGCAAGGAAACAAAAGTTAAGGTGGAGAtcgaaaaacctaacaaaaagCGTAAACATACGACCGAATCAGCTAATGGTATAGCAGATGAAGTCAAAAGGAACGGAGAACTTCTATCGGACGAAGACATGGACAAATCTATTCACGATATAATAAGAGGGATTAAACTAGATTTGGATGACAGTGGCGAATCTGAGCATAATGTTACACTTACAAATGGCGATATTTCTTGCGGCTCCAGTTCCAAAAAgcgaaagaagaaaaagaagaaaacgcAAGAGCAAGGACTCGATAGCATGGAAGCTGCTATTCTTGAGAAATACGCACTAGCAGAATCAGGCGCATTGCAGTCAGTAAACGTCCAAAACGACTCAACGGCTTCCTCTGCCAGCTCGAAatcgaagaagaagaaaaagaagaaaaaatcgaaacctTCCGAAGACGATGATTTTGAATCGCAAATCATGGCATCTCTAATGAAATATGCTGACGATGGGAATGACGAGGATAACCCTCAGCCAAATGGGACAAAGTCTgctaaaaagattaaaaagaccTCCAGAAAGTCGGTTCGATTCGATGACACAATCACAGAAGCATTGTACAATACTTTCGACACATCTGAACTGCTTGAAATTTCCCAACTGCAAGCTCCAACGCTTTCTTCCACGCTAAATGATTGtggtgaattgaaaaataattga